In Oryza sativa Japonica Group chromosome 2, ASM3414082v1, the following are encoded in one genomic region:
- the LOC4329728 gene encoding ent-pimara-8(14),15-diene synthase isoform X3, which yields MIEQFNRAPPLRVSIRGAAGVEKSLGLGRNAGSQQGMQKNQLQDKIRKQLREVQLSPSSYDTAWVAMVPVQGSHQTPRFPQCIEWILQNQHDDGSWGTNLPGSVVNKDILLCTLACVVALKRWNTGRDHISRGLNFIGKNFWVAMDEQTIAPVGFNITFSGLLNLATGTGLEFPVMQTDIDGIFHMRKIELERDAYGTASSRRAFMAYVSEGLGSLQDWDQVMAYQRKNRSIFNSPSAAAATVIHGHNDSALCYLDSLVSKLDGPVPVMYPQNAYSQLGMVDTLEKMGISNNFSCEISDILDMIYRLWIHNEEELMLDMGTCAMAFRLLRMHGYDISSDGMAQFVEQSSFDDSIHGYLNDTKALLELYRSSQIRCLEDDLILQDIGSWSARVLQEKISSKMTHKSEMLEVEYALKFPVYATLERLEQKRNIEQFKTKEQLKIEGFKLLKSGYRGAITHDEILALAVDEFHSSQSVYQQELQDLNSWVAQTRLDELKFARLMPSITYFSAAATMFPSELSEARIAWTQNCILTTTVDDFFDGDGSKEEMENLVKLIEKWDGHGEIGFSSECVEILFYAIYNTSKQIAEKAVPLQKRNVVDHIAESWWFTVRGMLTEAEWRMDKYVPTTVEEYMSAAVDSFALGPTITSAALFVGPELSEEVFRSKEYIHLMNLANTIGRLLNDMQTYEKEIKMGKVNSVMLHALSHSGGGRGSPEASMEEAKREMRRVLQGSRCDLLRLVTRDGGVVPPPCRKLFWFMSKVLHFVYMEKDGYFTADGMMASANAVILDPLQVTLLPSGLGTL from the exons ATGATAGAGCAGTTCAACAGAGCACCTCCTCTTCGTGTGAGCATAAGAG GAGCTGCAGGTGTTGAGAAGAGCCTGGGATTAGGGAGGAATGCGGGAAGCCAACAAGGCATG CAGAAGAACCAACTGCAGGATAAGATAAGGAAGCAACTTCGGGAAGTTCAATTATCACCATCTTCATACGACACGGCATGGGTAGCCATGGTGCCAGTGCAGGGCTCTCATCAAACTCCACGCTTCCCGCAATGTATCGAGTGGATACTGCAAAACCAACATGATGATGGATCTTGGGGCACAAACCTGCCAGGTTCGGTTGTCAACAAAGACATTCTTTTGTGTACATTGGCATGTGTTGTTGCACTGAAAAGATGGAATACTGGACGAGATCACATCAGCAGAG GACTGAATTTTATTGGAAAAAATTTCTGGGTTGCCATGGATGAGCAAACTATTGCTCCTGTGGGTTTTAACATTACCTTTTCTGGCTTGCTTAACCTTGCCACTGGAACGGGTTTGGAATTCCCTGTTATGCAAACAGATATTGATGGGATTTTTCACATGCGGAAGATTGAATTGGAAAG GGATGCTTATGGTACAGCTTCATCAAGAAGAGCCTTCATGGCATATGTGTCTGAAGGGTTGGGCAGCCTACAAGATTGGGATCAGGTAATGGCATATCAAAGGAAGAACAGATCGATTTTCAACTCACCTTCTGCAGCTGCTGCTACAGTAATCCATGGCCACAACGATAGTGCCCTCTGTTACTTGGATTCACTTGTAAGCAAGCTCGATGGCCCAG TCCCAGTGATGTATCCGCAAAATGCTTACTCACAGCTTGGCATGGTGGATACTCTTGAAAAGATGGGTATCTCTAATAATTTTTCTTGTGAAATAAGTGATATATTGGACATGATATACAG GTTATGGATACACAACGAGGAGGAGCTAATGTTGGACATGGGAACATGTGCGATGGCATTTCGCCTACTACGTATGCATGGTTATGACATCAGTTCAG ATGGAATGGCTCAATTTGTGGAACAATCCAGCTTTGATGACTCAATTCATGGATATCTAAATGATACTAAGGCTTTGCTGGAGTTGTACAGAAGTTCACAAATTCGTTGCTTGGAAGATGATTTGATTCTACAAGATATTGGTTCTTGGTCAGCAAGAGTACTACAGGAAAAAATATCTTCCAAAATGACACACAAATCAGAAATGCTAGAG GTGGAGTATGCCTTGAAATTCCCAGTCTATGCCACCTTGGAAAGGCTAGAGCAGAAGAGGAACATAGAACAATTCAAGACCAAGGAACAACTAAAAATTGAGGGCTTCAAGCTGCTGAAATCAGGATACCG TGGCGCTATTACACATGACGAAATTCTAGCTTTGGCTGTTGACGAATTCCATTCCTCTCAATCTGTCTACCAACAAGAACTCCAAGACCTTAATAG TTGGGTGGCACAGACCAGATTGGATGAGCTGAAATTTGCAAGATTAATGCCATCGATCACCTATTTCAGTGCTGCTGCAACCATGTTCCCTTCTGAATTATCCGAAGCCCGCATTGCATGGACCCAGAACTGCATCTTGACGACCACAGTCGATGACTTCTTTGACGGTGATGGATCAAAAGAAGAAATGGAGAACTTGGTCAAATTAATAGAGAA GTGGGACGGGCACGGTGAGATTGGCTTCTCCTCCGAGTGTGTAGAGATTCTATTCTATGCTATTTACAACACGAGCAAGCAGATTGCGGAAAAGGCCGTGCCGCTGCAGAAACGCAATGTCGTGGATCATATCGCCGAATCG TGGTGGTTCACAGTGAGGGGCATGTTGACCGAGGCAGAATGGAGGATGGACAAGTATGTGCCAACAACAGTGGAGGAGTACATGTCAGCTGCCGTGGACTCCTTTGCTCTAGGCCCCACCATCACCTCAGCGGCATTGTTCGTCGGACCAGAGCTCTCGGAAGAGGTTTTCAGGAGCAAGGAGTACATCCACCTAATGAACCTTGCGAACACTATCGGCCGCCTTCTCAATGACATGCAGACATACGAGAAGGAAATCAAAATGGGGAAGGTCAATAGCGTCATGTTGCATGCTCTTTcccacagcggcggcggccgcggctcaCCGGAGGCATCGATGGAGGAGGccaagagagagatgaggagggTTCTCCAGGGTAGTAGGTGTGACCTCCTAAGGCTGGTGACTAGAGATGGGGGGGTTGTTCCTCCACCGTGCAGGAAGCTCTTCTGGTTCATGAGCAAGGTTTTGCACTTCGTCTACATGGAAAAGGACGGGTATTTCACGGCCGATGGGATGATGGCATCAGCAAATGCGGTGATTCTTGATCCCCTGCAAGTGACACTTCTTCCATCTGGTTTGGGAACGCTGTGA